The nucleotide window TTGGCGCCCGCCTCCCTAAATATGTCATCGGGCACATAATGGTAGAGGCCCTGCCTGTCAGGGTATAGCCTCCCCCTAACCCTTTTGTGAACCTCCCGGATGGCCCTAAGGGCTTCTCTAATTTCGTCCTTTGTCCCTTGAACGTTGACTTTAAGGGAATTGAGCTTGCCATGGATGTAGACGAAGGCAGATGTGTTGAGGCGCTGGATTTCCTTCATGAACTCTTCCTTCTCAACGTCGTCCCTGACGTGTATTACGATAACCTTCTTCGCCCTCATAGCTTCACCTTCCTGTAAAGGCTTGACAGCTTCCTTGTTTCGACGTTACCGCACTTGGGACATACAAGCTGACTGCCCTTCCTTATGAGCGGGGTCCTGCAGCGGGAGCATAGGGCGAAGACGACACCGAGATCCTGCCCCTTCGTTGTGAGCTGAATTGGGCTCTTCTCATCCGCTATGACCCTTGCTCTGACTATGTCCCCGACCTTAAACTCCTTTCCCATGTCCTCGACGAAGCCGTCTTTGACTTGGGATATGTGTATCCCCGCGAGCTTCGACGCCGCAATTTCCCTATCATTCCTGCCCTCTATCTTAATCAGCTGGAGCAGAATCGCCTGGGACTTGACCTCTATGACCCTCGCGTAAACCACGTCGTTGACCTTTGGCATCGGGGGAACGTCGGTGGCGGGCTCAACGCTTATTTCCATCTTCGCTGGGTTTATCCTGACCATGCCCGCTCTCGTGGCGTAGAGGTTACCTTCTTCCTCAATCACGCCGTCACCCGGCAGGTACTCCTCTATCACACCAAGATAGTCCCCCGGCAGGACAAAATCACCGTTCTTTACTGCCCTCTTTTTATCATCCACCTTTCCCCACCTAAGGAAGATCTCGGTCTTCGCTTTTAAGTTTATGGCGGGGCGAAGAAAAAAGGTGTTAAGAGGCTTTACGGCTTAGATATTTGTGGATGGTTTTTGCGGCTTTTTTACCATCGCCCATTGCCAGAATTACTGTCGCTTCTCCTCTAATAGCGTCGCCACCCGCAAAAACACCCGGAATACTCGTCATGAGATTATCATCCACCACTATCCTGCCCTTTTCATCAACCTTCAGGTTCGGAACCGTCTCGAGGAACGTCCTGTTGGGCGTTTGGCCGATTGCTATTATGGCTGTGTCGAACTCCACGATGAAGGTCTCGCCCGTCGGAACCGGCTTCCTCCTCCCCGTTTCGTCCGGTTCACCAAGCTCCATCTTTTCCAGCTCTATTGCCTTGAGATTCCCATTCTCGTCCCCTATGAAGCGCTTGGGCGAGACGAGGAACATGAACTTAACGCCCTCCTCCTCGGCGTGCTTTATCTCTTCCTCGCGAGCCGTCATCTCCTTCCTCGTCCTGCGGTAGAGTACCCAGACTTCAGCTCCAAGCCTGAGGGCGGAGCGGGCGGCATCCATGGCTGTATTGCCACCACCTATGACGGCCACCCTCCTCCCAACCTTTATGGGCGTGTCATACTCGGGGAACTTGTAAGCCTTCATAAGACTAATCCTAGTTAAAAACTCGTTGGCCGAATAGACGCCGTTGAGGTTGACGCCCGGCCAGGGGTAAATGCGCGGTGTTCCGGCACCCGTCCCTATGAATATTGCATCGAACTCCTCGCGGAGCTCCTCGAAGGTTATCGTCTTGCCCACGAGGACGTTCGTCTCTATCTTCACCCCAAGCTTCTTTACCTTCTCGAGTTCTTTTTTTACGATCTCTTTTGGTAGTCTGAATTCTGGTATGCCGTAAGTTAGGACGCCTCCGGGTTCGTGGAGGGCTTCGAAGATTGTAACTTCGTAGCCCATTTTGGCGAGTTCAGCGGCGCAAGTTAAGCCTGCAGGCCCAGCACCAACAACCGCAACTTTCTTCCCATTCCCCCTTATATTCGGGACGACCTCCATGAGCAGTTCATCCTCTATTCCATGCTCCCTCGCGTAGTCCGCAACGAAACGCTCCAGCTTTCCAATGTTTATTGGGTCCCCAACCTTACCCACTACACACACGCCCTCACACTGCTCCTCCTGCGGAC belongs to Pyrococcus yayanosii CH1 and includes:
- a CDS encoding exosome complex RNA-binding protein Csl4, with the protein product MDDKKRAVKNGDFVLPGDYLGVIEEYLPGDGVIEEEGNLYATRAGMVRINPAKMEISVEPATDVPPMPKVNDVVYARVIEVKSQAILLQLIKIEGRNDREIAASKLAGIHISQVKDGFVEDMGKEFKVGDIVRARVIADEKSPIQLTTKGQDLGVVFALCSRCRTPLIRKGSQLVCPKCGNVETRKLSSLYRKVKL
- the gltA gene encoding NADPH-dependent glutamate synthase, yielding MPRLVRERVPTPERSVEERVRDFNEVNPGYTFELALKEAERRLQCPKEYAPCIKGCPVQIDIPGFIRALRVNKENPRKAVKEALGIIWANNALPAITGRVCPQEEQCEGVCVVGKVGDPINIGKLERFVADYAREHGIEDELLMEVVPNIRGNGKKVAVVGAGPAGLTCAAELAKMGYEVTIFEALHEPGGVLTYGIPEFRLPKEIVKKELEKVKKLGVKIETNVLVGKTITFEELREEFDAIFIGTGAGTPRIYPWPGVNLNGVYSANEFLTRISLMKAYKFPEYDTPIKVGRRVAVIGGGNTAMDAARSALRLGAEVWVLYRRTRKEMTAREEEIKHAEEEGVKFMFLVSPKRFIGDENGNLKAIELEKMELGEPDETGRRKPVPTGETFIVEFDTAIIAIGQTPNRTFLETVPNLKVDEKGRIVVDDNLMTSIPGVFAGGDAIRGEATVILAMGDGKKAAKTIHKYLSRKAS